In Halosegnis marinus, one genomic interval encodes:
- a CDS encoding PhnD/SsuA/transferrin family substrate-binding protein → MTKRRNFLKTAGAVGAAGLIAGCSGNTNNGSDGDGEGDGEGDATETATSTPVPFGDGRATFYMSPSEPQQLMEAQYAPVQEMLESDLDVNSATLQYAAGYSAVLQSLGGGTGDIAETGPFAAALGVANDRCDIILQRFGYGSWTYASVIVTQEGSDIESLSDLEGERVAFADRLSASGALYPLYMLKQAGLSIGDLPTDTGDADFTPQFSSHAEAFAALERGQVAAAGVGQFITLNDNRELIDGFRYVETTEDIPRAPIVVSPELSDEEQTAVKEAFLDAGDELYLGEDGEADTEDDLWFSDVREADNETYQPVVDVANDLGVSAELLDSGGS, encoded by the coding sequence ATGACGAAGCGACGCAATTTCCTCAAGACCGCGGGGGCCGTCGGGGCGGCCGGCCTCATCGCGGGTTGCAGCGGGAACACGAACAACGGTAGCGACGGCGACGGTGAGGGCGACGGCGAGGGCGACGCCACCGAGACGGCGACGAGCACGCCCGTCCCCTTCGGCGACGGTCGGGCGACGTTCTACATGTCCCCCTCGGAGCCGCAGCAGCTCATGGAGGCGCAGTACGCGCCGGTCCAGGAGATGCTGGAATCCGACCTGGACGTCAACTCCGCGACGCTCCAGTACGCCGCGGGCTACAGCGCGGTGCTCCAGAGCCTCGGCGGCGGCACGGGCGACATCGCCGAGACGGGGCCGTTCGCGGCCGCGCTCGGCGTCGCGAACGACCGGTGTGACATCATCCTCCAGCGGTTCGGCTACGGCTCGTGGACCTACGCCTCGGTCATCGTGACCCAGGAGGGCTCCGACATCGAGTCGCTCTCGGACCTCGAGGGCGAGCGCGTCGCCTTCGCCGACCGGCTGTCGGCGTCGGGCGCGCTGTACCCGCTGTACATGCTCAAGCAGGCCGGCCTGAGCATCGGCGACCTCCCGACCGACACGGGCGACGCCGACTTCACGCCGCAGTTCTCCAGCCACGCCGAGGCGTTCGCCGCGCTCGAACGCGGCCAGGTCGCTGCGGCCGGCGTCGGGCAGTTCATCACCCTGAACGACAACCGCGAGCTCATCGACGGGTTCCGCTACGTCGAGACCACCGAGGACATCCCGCGCGCGCCCATCGTCGTCAGCCCGGAGCTGTCCGACGAGGAGCAGACCGCGGTCAAGGAGGCGTTCCTCGACGCCGGCGACGAGCTGTACCTCGGCGAGGACGGCGAGGCCGACACCGAGGACGACCTCTGGTTCTCCGACGTCCGCGAGGCGGACAACGAGACCTACCAGCCCGTCGTCGACGTCGCCAACGACCTCGGCGTCTCCGCCGAACTGCTCGACTCGGGCGGTTCCTAA
- a CDS encoding phosphonate ABC transporter ATP-binding protein has product MPSVSLQNVTKIYGQDTVALDDVSFEIDAGEFVVVLGPSGAGKSTLLRILNGLTPPTEGTVEIGGNPVSNAGSEVGMVFQMHYLIESMSAYRNALTGSLGRTNDLRSVLTLNDGDDKREALRALDTVGLLQEAEQRAGSMSGGQKQRVGIARALVQNPALLLADEPVSSLDPKAARDVMSYMKQAARERELTTLASLHQVNIAREFGDRFIGIRDGSVVFDGSRDDLSMEVVDELYYGESGAGNFSDDDGETETIGAETGGAGS; this is encoded by the coding sequence ATGCCAAGCGTCTCGCTCCAGAACGTCACCAAAATATACGGCCAGGACACGGTGGCCCTCGACGACGTCTCCTTCGAGATAGACGCCGGGGAGTTCGTCGTCGTGCTCGGCCCGTCGGGCGCCGGGAAGTCCACCCTCCTCCGTATCCTCAACGGGCTCACCCCCCCGACCGAGGGCACCGTCGAGATCGGGGGGAACCCCGTCTCGAACGCCGGCAGCGAGGTGGGGATGGTGTTCCAGATGCACTACCTCATCGAGTCGATGTCGGCGTACCGCAACGCGCTCACGGGCTCGCTCGGCCGCACGAACGACCTCCGGAGCGTGCTGACGCTCAACGACGGCGACGACAAGCGCGAGGCGCTGCGCGCGCTCGACACCGTCGGCCTGCTCCAGGAGGCCGAACAGCGCGCCGGCTCGATGTCCGGCGGGCAGAAACAGCGCGTCGGCATCGCCCGCGCGCTGGTCCAGAACCCGGCGCTGCTGCTCGCCGACGAGCCGGTGTCGAGTCTCGACCCCAAGGCGGCCCGCGACGTGATGAGCTACATGAAGCAGGCCGCCCGTGAGCGCGAACTCACGACGCTGGCGAGCCTCCACCAGGTGAACATCGCCCGCGAGTTCGGCGACCGGTTCATCGGCATCCGCGACGGCTCCGTCGTGTTCGACGGGTCGCGCGACGACCTCTCGATGGAGGTCGTCGACGAGCTCTACTACGGCGAGAGCGGCGCCGGGAACTTCTCGGACGACGACGGGGAGACGGAAACCATCGGCGCCGAGACCGGGGGTGCGGGGTCGTGA
- a CDS encoding ABC transporter permease subunit — MSTDSVDDILTRIERRIAIRRLLGIASVAVAAAAVYFGTGFLGARPVPDIVRFAQFDFFIAEFLKYTRPTFIDFTFYTQRNEVGGLYAIVASLLNPSTFAETVTSLRSSLIVSAVVMTLTIGIVGTILGFPLALFFGVLGSERVTPFPFNFLFRGVMSTIRAIPALVWVFIFAALVPLSPLTAMLAVATDTIGNLGRLFTDELEEIEEGPIEAIRSTGASRLQVINFGMLSQVSSSFVAWTLYILEINTRIAVSLGVVGAGGLGQYIQQNLNLFNSYRAGAGLVTLLVLVLSIELISSRLRARLRPSEHESKGFIDSLRGLFDGDKWIGRSSD, encoded by the coding sequence GTGAGTACCGACTCCGTCGACGACATCCTCACACGGATCGAGCGCCGCATCGCCATCCGACGGCTCCTCGGCATCGCCTCGGTCGCCGTCGCGGCCGCGGCGGTGTACTTCGGCACGGGCTTCCTCGGCGCGCGACCGGTGCCCGATATCGTCCGGTTCGCGCAGTTCGACTTCTTCATCGCGGAGTTCCTCAAGTACACCCGACCGACGTTCATCGACTTCACCTTCTACACGCAGCGCAACGAGGTCGGCGGGCTGTACGCCATCGTGGCGAGCCTGCTCAACCCCTCGACGTTCGCCGAGACCGTCACGTCGCTTCGCTCCAGCCTCATCGTCTCCGCGGTCGTGATGACGCTGACCATCGGTATCGTCGGCACCATCCTCGGCTTCCCGCTCGCGCTGTTCTTCGGCGTGCTCGGCTCCGAGCGCGTCACGCCGTTCCCCTTCAACTTCCTGTTCCGCGGCGTCATGTCCACCATCCGCGCCATCCCGGCGCTCGTGTGGGTGTTCATCTTCGCGGCGCTCGTGCCGCTGTCGCCGTTGACGGCGATGCTCGCGGTCGCGACCGACACCATCGGCAACCTCGGCCGCCTGTTCACCGACGAGCTGGAGGAGATCGAGGAGGGGCCCATCGAGGCCATCCGCTCGACGGGCGCCTCCCGGCTGCAGGTCATCAACTTCGGGATGCTCTCGCAGGTGTCCTCCTCGTTCGTCGCGTGGACGCTGTACATCCTCGAGATCAACACCCGCATCGCCGTCTCGCTCGGCGTCGTCGGCGCGGGCGGGCTGGGCCAGTACATCCAGCAGAACCTGAACCTGTTCAACTCCTACCGCGCCGGCGCGGGCCTGGTGACGCTGCTGGTGCTCGTCCTCTCCATCGAGCTGATCTCCTCGCGGCTGCGCGCGCGGCTTCGTCCCTCCGAACACGAGTCGAAGGGGTTCATCGACTCGCTGCGCGGCCTGTTCGACGGCGACAAGTGGATCGGTCGCTCGTCGGACTAG
- a CDS encoding uracil-DNA glycosylase: MSMDGLNVTACERCPELCESRSRIVNGVGPDDTALVFVGEAPGANEDEEGEPFVGRSGTVLDDALRDAGLSRADVRITNCVRCRPPENRDPTTEELSNCRGYLETELDRLDPELVVTLGKVPSEHLLGRSVAVTSEAGDVYDARIGDRSYRLLVSVHPAATLYDRSQAETFVDTVARAAELSGAGESGEGQSRLGEF; the protein is encoded by the coding sequence ATGAGCATGGACGGGCTGAACGTGACCGCCTGCGAGCGGTGTCCGGAACTCTGCGAGTCGCGGTCGCGCATCGTCAACGGCGTCGGCCCCGACGACACGGCCCTCGTCTTCGTCGGCGAGGCGCCGGGCGCGAACGAGGACGAGGAGGGCGAGCCGTTCGTCGGACGCTCGGGCACCGTGCTGGACGACGCGCTGCGCGACGCCGGCTTGTCGCGCGCGGACGTTCGCATCACGAACTGCGTGCGGTGTCGACCGCCGGAGAACCGCGACCCGACGACGGAGGAGCTGTCGAACTGCCGCGGCTACCTCGAAACCGAACTCGACCGGCTCGACCCCGAACTCGTCGTCACGCTCGGGAAGGTGCCCTCCGAACACCTGCTCGGGCGCTCCGTCGCGGTGACCTCGGAGGCGGGCGACGTGTACGACGCGCGGATCGGCGACCGCTCGTACCGGCTGCTCGTCAGCGTCCACCCGGCCGCGACGCTGTACGACCGGAGTCAGGCGGAGACGTTCGTGGACACCGTGGCGCGGGCCGCGGAGCTGTCGGGTGCGGGCGAAAGCGGGGAGGGGCAGTCCCGGTTAGGGGAGTTCTAG
- a CDS encoding DUF99 family protein, translated as MKPGVRAVGVAESYDGREGSESTLAAAVVRRDRAVDGLAFGRCTVGGTDATDAVADLLDRLDRPDARYLFLAGVAPAWFNLLDLPALRESTDRPVLAVSFEASPGLADALASEFSGDALTARREVYERQPPRRPVSVNGERVWVRVAGLDDDRAAEVVRAFTPEGGRPEPLRVARLAARAGDAYGSRPNGDAGTE; from the coding sequence GTGAAACCCGGCGTCCGCGCCGTCGGGGTCGCGGAGTCGTACGACGGGCGCGAGGGGAGCGAGAGCACCCTCGCGGCGGCCGTCGTGCGCCGCGACCGCGCCGTCGACGGCCTCGCGTTCGGCCGCTGTACCGTCGGCGGCACGGACGCCACGGACGCCGTCGCCGACCTCCTCGACCGGCTCGACCGCCCGGACGCCCGCTACCTCTTCCTCGCGGGCGTCGCCCCCGCGTGGTTCAACCTCCTCGACCTCCCCGCCCTCCGCGAGTCGACCGACCGACCCGTCCTCGCCGTCTCCTTCGAGGCCAGCCCCGGGCTCGCCGACGCGCTCGCCAGCGAGTTCTCCGGCGACGCGCTGACCGCCCGCCGCGAGGTGTACGAGCGCCAGCCGCCGCGCCGGCCCGTCTCGGTGAACGGCGAGCGCGTGTGGGTCCGGGTGGCGGGCCTCGACGACGACCGCGCCGCCGAGGTCGTCCGCGCGTTCACCCCGGAGGGCGGCCGTCCCGAGCCGCTACGTGTCGCGCGGCTGGCGGCCCGGGCCGGCGACGCGTACGGGAGTCGGCCGAACGGGGACGCGGGAACGGAGTGA
- a CDS encoding DUF5786 family protein: MGFGSYDESEQENQDYDTDLEDSEGVNAKEHDHKGEVSFDFEDSSSDELLDQFQQMKDDRAEAEE; this comes from the coding sequence ATGGGCTTCGGGAGCTACGACGAGTCCGAGCAGGAGAACCAGGACTACGACACGGATCTGGAGGACAGCGAGGGTGTCAACGCCAAGGAACACGACCACAAGGGCGAGGTCTCGTTCGACTTCGAGGACAGCTCCTCGGACGAACTGCTCGACCAGTTCCAGCAGATGAAGGACGACCGCGCCGAGGCCGAGGAGTAA
- a CDS encoding MBL fold metallo-hydrolase, with protein sequence MDPINVTADAETFTCNAFLVDGATTTLVDAGAMDGVADVVAAHVDDLDRVVLTHQHGDHVAQLDAVVERFDPDVYAYADQEHRTHELADGDTVAVGDESFDVVYTPGHAADHVSFVSDSTLFSGDVVVYSDGAFDDGSFGRTDMAGQSRERLIESIRLLLDRMPDSVEGFYAGHGEPFHGDVRAVVERALERAERREPKYPEE encoded by the coding sequence ATGGACCCCATCAACGTCACGGCCGACGCCGAGACGTTCACGTGTAACGCCTTCCTCGTCGACGGCGCGACGACGACGCTCGTCGACGCCGGCGCGATGGACGGCGTCGCGGACGTCGTCGCGGCCCACGTGGACGACCTCGACCGGGTCGTACTCACCCACCAGCACGGCGACCACGTCGCACAGCTCGACGCCGTCGTCGAGCGGTTCGACCCGGACGTGTACGCCTACGCCGACCAGGAACACCGGACCCATGAACTCGCGGACGGCGACACGGTCGCGGTCGGCGACGAGTCGTTCGACGTGGTGTACACGCCGGGCCACGCGGCCGACCACGTCTCGTTCGTCTCCGACTCGACGCTGTTCTCGGGCGACGTGGTCGTGTACAGCGACGGCGCGTTCGACGACGGGAGCTTCGGCCGCACGGACATGGCCGGCCAGTCGCGCGAGCGACTCATCGAGTCGATACGCCTCCTGCTCGACCGGATGCCCGACTCCGTCGAGGGCTTCTACGCCGGACACGGCGAGCCCTTCCACGGCGACGTGCGGGCGGTCGTCGAGCGGGCGCTGGAGCGGGCCGAGCGCCGCGAGCCGAAGTATCCCGAGGAGTAG
- a CDS encoding 50S ribosomal protein L40e yields the protein MASFEEAEARTLSKMICMRCNARNAQRAERCRKCGYDKLRPKAKERRAA from the coding sequence ATGGCCAGTTTCGAGGAAGCGGAAGCGCGAACGCTGAGCAAGATGATCTGCATGCGCTGTAACGCGCGCAACGCCCAGCGCGCGGAGCGGTGCCGCAAGTGCGGCTACGACAAGCTCCGCCCGAAGGCGAAGGAGCGGCGGGCGGCGTAA
- a CDS encoding luciferase family protein: protein MAIAQSVEQAIVSRASEWDGVTTATRRGGRVEFVYDGEDIGHIDDDGSLDLPLSIPVREALVAAGRTHAHPTYPKTGWTTFDIRGQDDVEEAVRLLRLAYVYYVLEASNDDGRAALADSIALDAEMAAFDASDDLREAMAAVAR from the coding sequence ATGGCTATCGCACAGTCCGTAGAACAGGCTATCGTATCGCGCGCGAGCGAGTGGGACGGCGTCACGACGGCGACCCGGCGCGGCGGCCGCGTCGAGTTCGTCTACGACGGCGAGGACATCGGCCACATCGACGACGACGGGTCGCTCGACCTGCCGTTGTCCATCCCCGTTCGCGAGGCGCTCGTCGCCGCCGGGCGCACGCACGCCCACCCCACCTACCCGAAGACCGGGTGGACGACGTTCGACATCCGCGGCCAGGACGACGTCGAGGAGGCCGTCCGCCTGCTCCGCCTCGCCTACGTCTACTACGTGTTGGAGGCGAGCAACGACGACGGGCGGGCGGCGCTGGCCGACTCGATAGCCCTCGACGCCGAGATGGCGGCGTTCGACGCGAGCGACGACCTCCGCGAGGCGATGGCGGCCGTCGCCCGCTGA
- a CDS encoding luciferase family protein — protein sequence MSHDTASPSRASIDRVVETVAALPGVGTAPHRFGGTEFTLRGRELGHVHADGYLDISYPRAVRDALVAEGWTGPHHLYPDSGWTTFHLTVPANVAHATALVTLSYLWHAAALSKRHADVPAPDTEGELARLDAPASVRRLFAR from the coding sequence ATGAGCCACGACACCGCCTCGCCGAGCCGCGCGTCCATCGACCGTGTGGTCGAGACCGTGGCCGCGCTCCCGGGCGTCGGGACCGCACCCCACCGCTTCGGCGGCACCGAGTTCACGCTGCGCGGCCGCGAACTCGGGCACGTCCACGCCGACGGCTACCTCGATATCAGCTACCCGCGCGCCGTCCGGGACGCCCTCGTCGCGGAGGGGTGGACCGGGCCGCACCACCTCTACCCCGACTCGGGGTGGACGACGTTCCACCTGACCGTCCCCGCGAACGTCGCGCACGCCACGGCGCTCGTCACGCTGTCGTACCTGTGGCACGCCGCGGCGCTGTCGAAGCGCCACGCCGACGTGCCCGCGCCCGACACTGAGGGCGAACTCGCCCGCCTCGACGCGCCGGCGTCGGTGCGGCGGCTGTTCGCGCGCTGA
- a CDS encoding DUF367 family protein, with protein sequence MELHVRYEGDDDPDKCTARKLARFDLAALHRSPRSVPSGVVLDPHAERALSPADPDDVLVALDCSWETAEAEAFKLDGPHRALPFLVAGNPVSHGTPFRLNTAEAFAAGAYILGHESLAAELMSKFRWGHTFLELNAEPLERYAGCADSAEVVAVQQEYLDLAEE encoded by the coding sequence GTGGAACTGCACGTCCGCTACGAGGGGGACGACGACCCCGACAAGTGCACGGCCCGGAAGCTCGCGCGGTTCGACCTCGCGGCGCTCCATCGGTCGCCCCGGAGCGTGCCCTCGGGCGTCGTACTCGACCCCCACGCGGAGCGGGCGCTGTCGCCGGCCGACCCCGACGACGTGCTGGTCGCGCTCGACTGCTCGTGGGAGACGGCCGAGGCGGAGGCGTTCAAGCTGGACGGCCCCCACCGTGCGCTCCCCTTCCTCGTCGCGGGCAACCCCGTGAGCCACGGGACGCCGTTCCGGCTCAACACCGCGGAGGCGTTCGCCGCGGGCGCGTACATCCTCGGCCACGAGTCGCTCGCGGCGGAACTCATGTCGAAGTTCCGGTGGGGCCACACCTTCCTCGAACTCAACGCCGAGCCTCTAGAGCGGTACGCGGGGTGTGCCGACTCCGCGGAGGTCGTCGCGGTCCAACAGGAGTACCTCGACCTCGCGGAGGAGTAG
- a CDS encoding nuclear transport factor 2 family protein — MDRTGAVRAYYDALDAGDYGRLRDLLGPEFRQERGDRTFEGREAFVSFMRDDRPETDTTHAVDAVYESDAGVVAEGTLRRADGSVWFRFADAFAFEGEEIAELRTYTR, encoded by the coding sequence ATGGACCGAACGGGCGCCGTCCGCGCCTACTACGACGCGCTCGACGCCGGCGACTACGGGCGCCTGCGCGACCTGTTGGGCCCCGAGTTCAGACAGGAGCGGGGCGACCGCACCTTCGAGGGCCGCGAGGCGTTCGTCTCGTTCATGCGCGACGACCGGCCGGAGACGGACACGACACACGCCGTCGACGCCGTGTACGAGTCGGACGCGGGGGTCGTCGCGGAGGGGACGCTCCGCCGGGCCGACGGCTCCGTCTGGTTTCGGTTCGCCGACGCGTTCGCGTTCGAGGGGGAGGAAATCGCGGAACTGCGGACCTACACCCGCTAG
- the serS gene encoding serine--tRNA ligase gives MLSRQFVREHPDEVRRALDTKGVDVDLDALLDVDEEWRALKSEGDDLRGERNRISSRIGELKQAGKEEEAQDAIERSGELKAELEEVEDRADELEAELERLLLTLPNVPDEDAPVGDDESDNVEVRREGFDDRRELPDEVVPHYDIGEELDVLDFERGAKVSGGGFYFAKGEGAMLEHALVQFFLETHREQGYSDVFPPIPVNSASMRGTGQFPKFVEDAYRLGGDNDEPYDDDDLWLLPTAEVPVTNMYRDEILLDDDLPLKHQAYSPNFRREAGEHGTETRGIVRVHQFNKVELVNFVRPEESDERFHGLVEEATSVLDALGLPYRVLEMCTGDMGFTQAKKYDVEVWAPGNDDEDGPAEGGRWLEVSSVSNFRDFQARRAGIQFRPERHESAEYLHTLNGSGVAVPRVLVAILEYYQNEDGTVTVPEPLREYMNTDRIEGSEPVGESAVGAGKKD, from the coding sequence ATGCTATCGCGACAGTTCGTCCGCGAGCACCCCGACGAGGTGCGTCGGGCGCTGGACACGAAGGGGGTCGACGTGGACCTCGACGCGCTCCTCGACGTCGACGAGGAGTGGCGCGCGCTGAAGTCGGAGGGCGACGACCTCCGCGGCGAGCGCAACCGCATCTCCTCGCGCATCGGCGAGCTCAAACAGGCGGGGAAGGAGGAGGAGGCCCAGGACGCCATCGAACGCTCGGGCGAGTTGAAGGCCGAGCTCGAAGAGGTGGAGGACCGCGCCGACGAACTGGAGGCCGAACTCGAACGGCTCCTGCTGACGCTCCCGAACGTCCCGGACGAGGACGCCCCGGTCGGCGACGACGAGAGCGACAACGTCGAGGTCCGTCGCGAGGGGTTCGACGACCGCCGCGAGCTGCCCGACGAGGTGGTCCCCCACTACGACATCGGCGAGGAGCTCGACGTCCTCGACTTCGAGCGCGGCGCGAAGGTGTCGGGCGGCGGCTTCTACTTCGCGAAGGGCGAGGGCGCGATGCTCGAACACGCGCTCGTCCAGTTCTTCCTCGAAACCCACCGCGAGCAGGGCTATTCGGACGTGTTCCCGCCGATTCCGGTGAACTCGGCGTCGATGCGCGGCACCGGCCAGTTCCCGAAGTTCGTGGAGGACGCCTACCGGCTGGGCGGCGACAACGACGAGCCGTACGACGACGACGACCTGTGGCTGCTCCCGACGGCGGAGGTGCCGGTGACGAACATGTACCGCGACGAGATACTGCTGGACGACGACCTCCCGCTCAAGCATCAGGCGTACTCGCCGAACTTCCGGCGCGAGGCGGGCGAACACGGCACCGAGACGCGGGGCATCGTCCGCGTCCACCAGTTCAACAAGGTGGAACTCGTCAACTTCGTCCGCCCGGAGGAGAGCGACGAGCGGTTCCACGGGCTGGTCGAGGAGGCCACCTCGGTGCTCGACGCGCTCGGGCTTCCCTACCGCGTGCTGGAGATGTGTACCGGCGACATGGGGTTCACGCAGGCCAAGAAGTACGACGTCGAGGTGTGGGCCCCCGGCAACGACGACGAGGACGGCCCCGCAGAGGGCGGCCGCTGGCTGGAGGTGTCGTCGGTGTCGAACTTCCGCGACTTCCAGGCCCGGCGCGCGGGCATCCAGTTCCGCCCGGAGCGCCACGAGTCCGCGGAGTACCTCCACACGCTGAACGGGTCGGGCGTCGCCGTCCCGCGCGTGCTGGTCGCGATACTGGAGTACTACCAGAACGAGGACGGCACCGTGACGGTGCCCGAGCCCCTGCGCGAGTACATGAACACCGACCGCATCGAGGGGTCGGAGCCGGTCGGCGAGTCGGCCGTCGGCGCCGGGAAGAAGGACTGA
- a CDS encoding MBL fold metallo-hydrolase — MAIGDLYEVDYPSVSDVYYLDTGMYDAEAYGALYIVDAPEPAVIDTGMGTHVDNTVAALDTLGIDAPTYIVPTHVHLDHAGGAGYLAAEYPDATVVCPDLGVRHLVDPSRLWAGTKAAVGKQIEFYREPKPIPEERIRSVSGGDELDLGDRALDVYDAPGHAPHQAVFHSPDDDATFVADAAGIWAESAKAVRPTSPPSNFDLERCLADVQTLRDLDPAVLMYAHYGPTATGNKLDRYERVLTDWVRLVEATREEYEDDDAVVEAVASEVEVVEPWSERKVYEEAAMNVRGVLRYLDERGDE, encoded by the coding sequence ATGGCTATCGGCGACCTCTACGAAGTCGATTACCCCTCCGTGTCGGACGTGTACTACCTCGACACGGGGATGTACGACGCCGAGGCGTACGGCGCGCTGTACATCGTCGACGCGCCCGAACCGGCCGTCATCGACACGGGGATGGGGACGCACGTGGACAACACCGTCGCCGCGCTCGACACCCTCGGTATCGACGCGCCGACCTACATCGTGCCGACGCACGTCCACCTCGACCACGCGGGCGGGGCGGGCTACCTCGCGGCCGAGTACCCCGACGCGACCGTCGTCTGTCCCGACCTCGGCGTCCGCCACCTCGTCGACCCCTCGCGGCTGTGGGCGGGGACGAAAGCGGCGGTCGGCAAGCAGATAGAGTTCTACCGCGAGCCGAAACCGATACCCGAGGAACGCATCCGGTCGGTGTCGGGCGGCGACGAACTCGACCTCGGCGACCGCGCGTTGGACGTGTACGACGCTCCCGGTCACGCGCCCCACCAGGCCGTGTTCCACAGCCCCGACGACGACGCGACGTTCGTGGCCGACGCGGCGGGCATCTGGGCCGAGTCGGCGAAGGCGGTGCGACCGACCTCGCCGCCGTCGAACTTCGACCTCGAACGGTGTCTCGCCGACGTGCAGACGCTCCGCGACCTCGACCCCGCCGTCCTCATGTACGCCCACTACGGGCCGACCGCGACGGGGAACAAGCTCGACCGCTACGAGCGCGTGCTGACCGACTGGGTCCGGCTGGTCGAGGCGACCCGCGAGGAGTACGAGGACGACGACGCGGTCGTCGAGGCGGTCGCCTCCGAGGTGGAGGTCGTCGAGCCGTGGTCCGAGCGGAAGGTGTACGAGGAGGCCGCGATGAACGTCCGCGGCGTCCTCCGCTACCTCGACGAGCGGGGAGACGAGTGA